The proteins below come from a single Burkholderiales bacterium genomic window:
- a CDS encoding 2-oxoglutarate dehydrogenase E1 component: MWQKMLGNSYLYGANAPFIEELYESYLRDPNLVSGAWREYFDQIKGTANEVSHSLIRQTFVELAKRRGNVQAVAAPTPTIAAAEKKQVSVLQLINAHRFLGVRHATLDPLKRHERPHIPELDPAHYGLAEADMNTVFNTGSLVGPETATLREILHSVKQTYCGNIGVEYMYIADTAQKRWIQHRFESVRSQPNYSPDYKRHILERLIAAEGLEKYLHTRYVGQKRFSLEGGDTLIPMLDNLLQRAGGAGVQELVIGMAHRGRLNVLVNIIGKMPKDLFSEFEGKHAEDLPSGDVKYHQGFSSDVMTPGGPMHLTLAFNPSHLEIVNPVVEGSVRARQHRRKDREGKQVLPVLIHGDAAFAGQGVVMETLNLSQTRGYGTGGTVHIMVNNQIGFTTSDPRDSRSTIYCTDVVKMVEAPIFHVNGDDPEAAVMAIEIALDYRMKFQKDAVVDLVCFRKLGHNEQDEPMVTQPLMYKIINKHPGTCKLYADKLVAEGVLKPGEAEEMINSYRSAMDAGTHTNKTILSNYKPPFAVNWASYKNTKWNENDDTTLPLADLRMLAEKLTTIPPNFKLHPRVEKIIADRRLMGQGKLPVDWGMAENLAYASLLKDGFAVRISGQDSGRGTFFHRHAVLHDQNRERWDSGSYIPLQHIAPNQGDFLVIDSVLSEEAVLGFEYGYSTSEPNELVVWEAQFGDFANGAQVVIDQFIAAGEVKWGRISGLVMMLPHGYDGQGPEHSSARLERYLQLCADYNIQVCVPATPVQMFFLLRRQMIRPYRKPLVIMTPKSLLRHKESVSPLKEFAESKFKPVNAEWDADIKPENVKRVIFCSGKVFYDLRAARRERGIKDVAIVRIAQLYPFPHDDFQEQIDLYGNAKEVLWCQEEPGNQGAWHRIQHYLLRHMRADQVLSYALRPSSASPAVGYLSLHNQQQKEVVDAAFGEITDNFVVPAKGAEWQNIQRKPQRGG; the protein is encoded by the coding sequence ATGTGGCAAAAAATGCTGGGCAATTCCTACCTGTACGGAGCGAATGCGCCGTTCATCGAGGAATTGTACGAATCTTATTTGCGCGATCCAAATTTGGTGAGCGGCGCCTGGCGCGAGTACTTTGACCAGATCAAGGGTACGGCCAACGAGGTTTCGCACAGCCTGATCCGGCAGACCTTTGTCGAGCTGGCGAAGCGCCGCGGCAATGTCCAGGCTGTGGCGGCGCCGACTCCCACCATCGCGGCGGCGGAGAAGAAACAGGTTTCAGTCCTGCAGCTGATCAACGCCCACCGCTTCCTTGGCGTGCGCCACGCCACTCTCGATCCGCTGAAGCGTCATGAGCGGCCGCACATCCCGGAACTCGACCCGGCGCATTACGGACTCGCCGAAGCGGACATGAACACCGTGTTCAACACCGGTTCGCTGGTCGGCCCCGAGACGGCGACCCTGCGGGAGATCCTGCACTCTGTCAAGCAGACCTATTGCGGCAATATCGGCGTTGAGTACATGTACATCGCCGATACTGCGCAGAAGCGCTGGATCCAGCACCGCTTCGAGTCGGTCCGCTCGCAGCCGAATTATTCTCCCGATTACAAGCGCCACATCCTGGAGCGGCTCATCGCGGCCGAGGGCCTGGAAAAATATCTGCACACCCGTTACGTCGGGCAGAAGCGGTTTTCGCTGGAAGGCGGCGACACGCTGATCCCGATGCTTGACAACCTGCTGCAGCGCGCGGGCGGGGCCGGCGTGCAGGAACTGGTGATCGGCATGGCCCATCGCGGGCGGCTCAACGTGTTGGTCAACATCATCGGCAAGATGCCGAAGGACCTGTTTTCCGAGTTCGAGGGCAAGCACGCGGAAGACCTGCCTTCCGGCGACGTGAAGTACCACCAGGGCTTTTCTTCCGATGTCATGACACCGGGCGGGCCGATGCACCTGACGCTGGCGTTCAATCCGTCGCACCTGGAGATTGTCAACCCGGTGGTGGAAGGCTCGGTGCGCGCGCGCCAGCACCGCAGGAAAGACCGCGAAGGCAAGCAGGTGCTGCCGGTGCTAATCCACGGTGATGCCGCGTTTGCCGGGCAGGGCGTGGTCATGGAGACGCTCAACCTCTCGCAGACGCGAGGCTACGGCACCGGCGGCACGGTGCACATCATGGTCAACAACCAGATCGGCTTCACCACTTCGGATCCCCGCGACAGCCGCTCGACGATCTACTGCACCGACGTGGTGAAGATGGTCGAGGCGCCCATCTTCCACGTCAACGGCGACGACCCGGAGGCGGCGGTGATGGCAATCGAGATCGCGCTCGACTACCGCATGAAATTCCAGAAGGACGCGGTCGTGGACCTGGTCTGCTTCCGCAAGCTCGGCCATAACGAACAGGACGAGCCGATGGTTACGCAGCCGCTGATGTACAAAATCATTAACAAGCATCCCGGGACCTGCAAGCTCTATGCAGACAAACTGGTTGCAGAAGGAGTCCTCAAGCCGGGCGAGGCCGAGGAAATGATTAATTCCTACCGCAGTGCAATGGATGCGGGCACCCACACCAACAAAACCATTCTTTCAAACTACAAGCCGCCGTTCGCGGTGAACTGGGCGTCCTACAAGAACACCAAGTGGAACGAGAACGACGACACGACGCTGCCGCTCGCCGATCTGCGGATGCTGGCTGAAAAGCTGACCACCATACCGCCGAACTTCAAGCTCCATCCCCGGGTCGAAAAGATTATCGCCGACCGCCGTCTGATGGGGCAGGGCAAGCTGCCGGTTGACTGGGGCATGGCGGAGAACCTCGCCTACGCCTCGCTGCTCAAGGACGGCTTCGCGGTGCGCATCTCGGGGCAGGACTCCGGGCGCGGCACTTTTTTCCACCGCCACGCGGTGCTGCACGACCAGAACCGGGAGAGATGGGACTCGGGAAGTTACATCCCGCTGCAACACATAGCGCCCAACCAGGGCGATTTCCTTGTCATCGACTCGGTGCTGTCGGAAGAAGCGGTTCTCGGTTTCGAGTACGGGTACTCAACCTCGGAGCCGAACGAATTGGTGGTGTGGGAGGCGCAGTTCGGCGATTTCGCCAACGGTGCCCAGGTGGTGATCGATCAGTTCATCGCGGCCGGCGAAGTCAAATGGGGCCGCATCAGCGGGCTGGTCATGATGCTGCCCCACGGCTACGATGGCCAGGGACCCGAACACTCCTCCGCGCGCCTGGAGCGTTACCTGCAACTGTGCGCCGACTACAATATTCAGGTTTGCGTGCCGGCGACACCGGTGCAGATGTTCTTCCTGCTGCGCCGGCAGATGATCCGTCCTTACCGCAAGCCGCTTGTCATCATGACACCGAAGAGCCTGCTGCGCCATAAGGAGTCGGTGTCACCGCTGAAAGAGTTTGCAGAAAGCAAGTTCAAGCCCGTTAACGCCGAATGGGACGCCGACATCAAGCCGGAAAACGTCAAGCGCGTGATCTTCTGCAGCGGCAAGGTGTTTTACGATCTGCGCGCGGCGCGCCGGGAACGCGGCATCAAGGATGTCGCCATTGTGCGCATCGCCCAGCTCTATCCTTTCCCTCACGACGATTTCCAGGAGCAGATCGACCTCTACGGCAACGCGAAGGAGGTCCTGTGGTGCCAGGAAGAACCGGGCAACCAGGGCGCGTGGCACCGCATCCAGCACTACCTCCTGCGGCATATGCGCGCCGACCAGGTCTTGAGCTACGCCCTGCGGCCCTCATCGGCGTCGCCCGCGGTGGGATACCTCTCGCTTCACAACCAACAGCAGAAAGAGGTCGTTGATGCCGCTTTCGGGGAAATCACGGATAACTTTGTCGTTCCGGCGAAGGGCGCCGAGTGGCAGAATATTCAACGCAAACCGCAGCGCGGCGGGTAA
- the odhB gene encoding 2-oxoglutarate dehydrogenase complex dihydrolipoyllysine-residue succinyltransferase: MLIEVKVPQLSESVAEATLLAWHKKQGEAVKRDENLIDIETDKVVLELPAPSSGVLAKIIKNDGATVVSNEIIATIDTDAKPTAASASAASALAKTAPAKAEQPVLLPAARKMVAENKLDPAEISGTGRGGRVTKGDVLAHQEGVAQPKAREPAAAGSRPEQRVPMSRLRARIAERLVQSQQTAAILTTFNEVNMQPVMELRNHYKEKFEKEHGVKLGFMSFFVKAAVSALKKFPIVNASVDGNDIIYHGYFDIGIAVGSPRGLVVPIIRDADQLSFADVEKQIAEFDKRAQDGKLSLEELTGGTFSISNGGVFGSMLSTPIINPPQSAILGIHATKERPVVENGQIVVRPMNYLALSYDHRIIDGREAVLSLVAIKEALEDPARLLLEL; this comes from the coding sequence ATGCTGATTGAAGTCAAAGTACCGCAACTATCGGAATCGGTCGCCGAAGCGACGCTGCTCGCGTGGCACAAGAAGCAAGGTGAGGCGGTCAAGCGCGACGAAAATCTGATAGACATTGAGACCGACAAGGTGGTGCTGGAACTTCCCGCGCCAAGCTCGGGGGTGCTGGCGAAAATCATCAAGAACGACGGCGCCACCGTGGTCAGCAATGAAATCATCGCCACCATTGATACCGATGCCAAACCGACAGCCGCTTCCGCTTCAGCGGCATCGGCGCTGGCCAAAACCGCGCCGGCCAAAGCGGAACAACCGGTTTTGCTGCCGGCCGCCAGGAAAATGGTTGCTGAAAACAAGCTCGATCCCGCAGAAATCAGCGGCACGGGCCGCGGCGGGCGCGTCACCAAAGGTGATGTGCTGGCGCATCAGGAAGGTGTCGCGCAGCCCAAAGCCCGTGAACCCGCGGCGGCCGGCAGCCGCCCGGAACAGCGGGTACCGATGTCGCGGCTGCGTGCCCGCATTGCCGAGCGCCTGGTGCAATCGCAGCAGACGGCCGCGATTCTCACTACGTTTAACGAAGTCAACATGCAGCCGGTGATGGAACTGCGCAACCACTACAAGGAAAAATTCGAGAAGGAGCATGGCGTGAAACTGGGTTTCATGTCATTTTTTGTCAAGGCGGCCGTCTCCGCGCTCAAAAAGTTCCCGATCGTCAATGCATCGGTGGACGGCAATGACATTATCTATCATGGTTATTTCGATATCGGCATCGCGGTGGGTTCTCCGCGCGGGCTGGTGGTGCCCATCATCCGCGACGCCGACCAGTTGTCGTTTGCGGACGTCGAGAAGCAGATCGCCGAGTTCGACAAGCGCGCGCAGGACGGCAAATTGAGCCTCGAAGAGCTGACCGGCGGCACCTTTTCGATTTCCAACGGCGGGGTGTTCGGCTCGATGCTGTCCACGCCCATTATCAATCCGCCGCAAAGCGCGATCCTCGGCATCCATGCCACAAAAGAGCGCCCGGTGGTGGAAAACGGCCAGATCGTGGTGCGCCCGATGAATTATCTTGCGCTTTCCTATGACCATCGGATTATCGACGGGCGCGAAGCGGTGCTATCGCTGGTGGCGATCAAGGAAGCGCTGGAAGACCCGGCGCGGTTGCTGTTGGAACTCTGA
- the lpdA gene encoding dihydrolipoyl dehydrogenase codes for MAKTFDVAVIGAGPGGYVAAIRCGQLGLNTVCVDEWKNDKGKPSLGGTCLNVGCIPSKALLESSENYQRVKHKFAEHGIQAQNVSLDVAAMLARKNKIVENFTGGIALLFKKNKVAAMHGKGRLVSAGAIYRIEIADNGKTETIEAKHVIIATGSVPRPLPGAEVDNNLIVDNAGALAFNEAPKRLGLVGAGVIGLEMGSVWRRLGSEVTILEALPGFLPAADEQVAKEAQKIFTREQGLDIRTGVKITSVKTGKKQVTVEYRDAQGASQTLECDKLIVAIGRMPNTSGLGAEKVGLKLDGGGFIEVDAHCRTNLPNLFAIGDVVRGPMLAHKASEEGVMVAETIAGQAGHINPDTIPWVIYTSPEIAWVGKTEQELKKAGAQYRTGQFPFMANGRARSLGETAGFVKILADARTDRILGVHIIGPYASEMIAEAVVAMEFAASAEDIARIVHAHPSLSEAFHEAALGVDKRTLHI; via the coding sequence ATGGCGAAGACGTTTGATGTGGCCGTCATCGGCGCCGGTCCTGGCGGTTATGTGGCGGCGATCCGCTGCGGGCAACTGGGTCTTAACACTGTCTGTGTCGACGAGTGGAAAAACGACAAGGGCAAACCCAGCCTTGGCGGCACTTGCCTGAACGTCGGTTGCATCCCCTCCAAAGCACTGCTCGAATCCTCGGAGAATTACCAACGCGTGAAGCACAAGTTTGCCGAGCACGGCATCCAAGCGCAGAACGTGAGCCTGGACGTAGCGGCGATGCTGGCGCGCAAGAACAAGATCGTCGAGAACTTCACCGGCGGCATTGCCTTGCTGTTCAAGAAAAACAAGGTCGCGGCCATGCACGGCAAAGGCCGCCTGGTTTCCGCCGGCGCGATTTATCGGATAGAAATTGCGGATAATGGCAAGACGGAAACAATAGAAGCCAAGCATGTCATTATCGCCACCGGCTCGGTGCCGCGCCCGCTCCCCGGCGCGGAGGTGGACAACAATTTGATTGTGGACAATGCCGGCGCGCTTGCATTTAATGAGGCGCCGAAACGCCTGGGCTTGGTCGGTGCGGGCGTGATCGGGTTGGAGATGGGCAGCGTGTGGCGGCGTCTGGGCTCGGAAGTAACCATTCTCGAGGCGCTGCCGGGATTTCTGCCGGCGGCGGATGAGCAGGTCGCGAAAGAAGCACAAAAGATTTTTACCCGGGAGCAGGGACTGGATATCCGCACCGGGGTCAAAATTACTTCGGTTAAAACCGGAAAAAAACAAGTCACGGTGGAATACCGGGATGCCCAAGGCGCCAGTCAAACGCTGGAATGCGACAAGCTGATTGTCGCCATTGGCCGCATGCCCAATACGTCCGGCTTGGGCGCGGAGAAAGTGGGATTGAAGCTTGATGGCGGCGGCTTCATCGAGGTCGATGCGCATTGCCGCACCAATTTGCCCAATCTGTTTGCGATTGGCGACGTGGTGCGCGGTCCAATGCTGGCGCACAAGGCTTCCGAAGAAGGTGTGATGGTGGCGGAAACCATTGCGGGGCAGGCGGGACACATCAATCCTGACACTATTCCTTGGGTTATCTATACTTCGCCTGAAATCGCCTGGGTGGGCAAAACTGAACAGGAATTGAAAAAAGCCGGAGCGCAATACCGCACCGGGCAGTTTCCGTTCATGGCCAATGGCCGCGCCAGGAGCCTCGGCGAAACCGCCGGTTTTGTAAAAATCCTCGCCGATGCCAGAACCGACCGCATTCTCGGCGTGCATATCATCGGCCCATACGCTTCGGAAATGATTGCCGAAGCGGTGGTGGCGATGGAATTTGCCGCGAGTGCGGAGGACATCGCGCGCATCGTGCACGCCCATCCATCGCTTTCCGAGGCGTTTCACGAAGCAGCTCTGGGCGTAGACAAGCGCACCTTGCATATATGA